A region of Selenomonadales bacterium 4137-cl DNA encodes the following proteins:
- a CDS encoding NAD(P)H-dependent oxidoreductase subunit E, whose product MSTSLQAVREIVTASSSGQAALLQVLLAVQDSSPENYVSEEAVNEIAHLLGVSRSRVYSTASFYSVISLKPRGRHIVRVCINAPCENAGKQAVLIALEQELGVSLGGTTADGRFTLEGVSCLGACYMSPAIKIDNRLYGDLTPEAAVAIIRSYGEEDTIEHTA is encoded by the coding sequence ATGTCCACCTCGTTACAAGCCGTCAGAGAAATCGTGACCGCGTCATCGTCCGGCCAGGCCGCCCTGCTGCAGGTGCTGCTCGCTGTCCAGGATTCCAGCCCGGAAAACTATGTCAGCGAAGAGGCGGTCAACGAAATTGCCCATCTCCTCGGCGTATCCCGCAGCCGCGTATACTCGACGGCCTCCTTTTACAGCGTCATATCGCTCAAGCCGCGGGGTCGCCACATAGTACGCGTCTGCATCAACGCCCCATGCGAAAACGCCGGCAAACAGGCCGTCCTCATCGCCCTCGAACAGGAACTGGGTGTCTCCCTGGGCGGTACCACCGCCGACGGCCGCTTTACCCTTGAAGGCGTAAGCTGCCTGGGGGCCTGCTACATGTCGCCGGCCATCAAAATCGACAACCGGCTGTACGGCGACCTGACGCCCGAAGCGGCCGTCGCGATCATCCGCAGTTACGGGGAGGAGGATACCATTGAGCACACCGCATGA
- a CDS encoding sodium:solute symporter family protein: protein MSNETMALAIIFAFVIGTTIVGMIPGMNKKMSLEEWAVGGRSFGRWLNWFILAGEIYTAFAFLGGSGWAYARGGPTFYILGYGALAYIVGYYVLPAISPIGRKHGLMTQPDLVEHMYDSKWLGVLTAVVGVAFLLPYLQLQLTGLGLIIETCSYGLIPRVPAMLIAFTMVAAFVYLSGLKGVASTAVIKDVVMIVAVVFFGLWLPIHFFGSVGGMFEALDAAKPGFLALPGGTKTLDVSWAMSTLVLTSLGFYMWPHFSANSFSAKNPDVLRHNAIYLPLYQICLIFPMLIGFTALLVLTPALKVPDMAFMTIVQKVFPGWALGLVGGAGALACMIPAADLILSTSMLFTRNVYGRTIGQGSSHETQAKLAKALVLILTAVALALAIYAPSMLVNLLLTGYSGVTQFFPMIVLGLFWKRATKIGAYSGLIVGEFLVFYLVLNKLDPFAIAGLHLNAGFVALVCNFIVFTVVSLVTSTPATIDRKAKALG, encoded by the coding sequence ATGTCCAATGAAACAATGGCCCTTGCCATAATATTTGCGTTCGTAATCGGTACCACCATCGTCGGTATGATCCCGGGCATGAACAAAAAAATGAGCCTCGAGGAGTGGGCGGTCGGCGGCCGCAGCTTCGGACGCTGGCTCAACTGGTTCATCCTCGCCGGCGAAATCTACACCGCCTTCGCCTTCCTCGGCGGCAGCGGCTGGGCATACGCCCGCGGCGGCCCCACCTTCTACATTCTCGGCTACGGCGCCCTGGCGTACATCGTAGGCTACTACGTCCTGCCCGCCATCTCCCCCATCGGCCGCAAACACGGCCTCATGACCCAGCCCGACCTCGTCGAGCACATGTATGACAGCAAATGGCTCGGCGTCCTCACCGCCGTCGTCGGCGTGGCCTTCCTGCTGCCGTACCTGCAGCTCCAGCTCACCGGCCTCGGCCTCATCATCGAAACCTGCTCCTACGGCCTTATCCCGCGCGTGCCGGCCATGCTCATCGCCTTCACCATGGTCGCCGCCTTCGTGTACCTCAGCGGCCTGAAAGGCGTTGCCTCCACCGCCGTAATCAAAGACGTCGTCATGATCGTCGCCGTCGTCTTCTTCGGCCTCTGGCTGCCCATCCATTTCTTCGGCAGCGTCGGCGGCATGTTCGAGGCCCTGGACGCCGCCAAACCGGGCTTCCTGGCCCTGCCGGGCGGTACCAAGACCCTCGACGTAAGCTGGGCGATGTCCACCCTCGTCCTCACCAGTCTCGGCTTCTACATGTGGCCCCACTTCTCGGCCAACAGCTTCAGCGCCAAAAACCCGGACGTGCTGCGCCACAACGCCATCTATCTGCCGCTCTACCAGATCTGCCTCATCTTCCCGATGCTCATCGGCTTCACCGCCCTCCTGGTCCTCACCCCGGCCCTCAAGGTGCCCGACATGGCCTTCATGACCATCGTCCAGAAGGTCTTCCCCGGCTGGGCCCTCGGCCTGGTGGGCGGCGCCGGCGCGCTGGCCTGCATGATCCCGGCCGCCGACCTCATCCTCTCCACCTCCATGCTGTTCACCCGTAACGTCTACGGCCGTACGATCGGTCAGGGCTCCAGCCACGAAACCCAGGCCAAACTGGCGAAGGCGCTGGTTCTCATCCTCACCGCCGTCGCGCTTGCCCTGGCCATCTACGCCCCCAGCATGCTCGTCAACCTGCTCCTCACCGGCTACTCCGGCGTCACCCAGTTCTTCCCGATGATCGTCCTCGGTCTCTTCTGGAAGCGGGCTACCAAAATCGGCGCCTACAGCGGCCTCATCGTCGGCGAGTTCCTCGTCTTCTATCTTGTTCTCAACAAGCTGGATCCGTTCGCCATCGCCGGGCTGCATCTCAACGCCGGCTTTGTCGCCCTGGTCTGCAACTTCATCGTCTTCACCGTCGTCAGCCTGGTGACCAGCACGCCGGCCACCATTGACCGCAAAGCCAAAGCGTTAGGGTAA
- a CDS encoding DUF3311 domain-containing protein: protein MNPVKVILTLIPFVWTIGMLPFVNTVKPIVFGLPFLAFWLCCTIPIAFICLSILYRMDSKNGQDS, encoded by the coding sequence ATGAATCCGGTAAAAGTCATCCTGACCCTCATCCCCTTTGTCTGGACGATTGGCATGCTTCCTTTCGTCAACACAGTCAAGCCGATAGTTTTCGGCCTGCCCTTCTTGGCCTTCTGGCTGTGCTGCACCATCCCGATCGCGTTCATTTGTCTGAGCATCCTTTACAGAATGGATTCGAAAAACGGCCAGGATTCCTAG
- a CDS encoding amidohydrolase, translating to MRRHFRMHPEVGGEEHETQKKILAELAAMGVKARAAGGTGVIADIPGAPGGKTVAMRADIDALPITDEIEQPYRSLNKGICHACGHDGHAAMLLGAAKTFAAMAGELPGNVRLIFQPSEERFPGGAEIMIAAGAMDGVDAVVGAHLWQPLPVGAIGVTNGALMASPDEFTITIQGKGGHGSMPHQTVDSILVASQLVLALRTITGANVDPREQAVLTIGMFKAGEVFNIIPDTAVLKGTVRSFDQSVRDAVFGQMEAYCRGICAASGASYVIDPIFGYPPVVNSPKVTTVIAEAGCEVAGVEVQDVKPLMVGEDFSYYQHKAPGSFFLVGAGNPAKGCIHPHHHPKFDIDEDALGYGAETMVRAVLKLLAR from the coding sequence ATGCGGCGGCACTTCCGGATGCACCCGGAAGTAGGCGGAGAGGAACACGAAACCCAGAAAAAAATTCTCGCCGAGCTCGCGGCGATGGGCGTCAAAGCCCGGGCAGCCGGCGGCACGGGAGTCATAGCCGACATCCCCGGCGCGCCCGGCGGCAAGACCGTCGCCATGAGAGCGGACATCGACGCCCTCCCCATCACCGACGAAATCGAGCAGCCATACCGCTCCCTCAACAAAGGAATCTGCCACGCCTGCGGCCATGACGGCCACGCCGCGATGCTGCTCGGCGCGGCCAAAACCTTCGCCGCCATGGCGGGTGAACTGCCCGGCAACGTACGCCTCATCTTCCAGCCCAGCGAGGAGCGTTTTCCCGGCGGCGCCGAAATCATGATCGCGGCCGGCGCCATGGACGGCGTCGACGCTGTCGTCGGCGCCCACCTCTGGCAGCCCCTGCCGGTCGGCGCCATCGGCGTCACCAACGGGGCGCTCATGGCCTCCCCCGACGAATTCACCATCACCATCCAGGGCAAAGGCGGCCACGGCTCAATGCCCCACCAGACGGTCGACTCCATCCTCGTGGCCTCCCAACTGGTATTAGCCCTCCGCACCATCACCGGCGCCAACGTCGACCCCCGCGAGCAGGCCGTCCTCACCATCGGCATGTTTAAAGCCGGCGAAGTATTCAACATCATCCCCGACACCGCCGTCCTCAAAGGCACCGTCCGCTCCTTCGACCAGAGCGTGCGCGACGCCGTCTTCGGCCAGATGGAGGCCTACTGCCGCGGCATCTGCGCCGCGTCGGGCGCCAGCTACGTCATCGACCCCATCTTCGGTTACCCGCCGGTGGTCAACAGCCCCAAGGTCACCACGGTGATCGCCGAGGCCGGGTGCGAGGTGGCCGGCGTAGAAGTCCAGGACGTCAAGCCGCTCATGGTCGGCGAAGACTTCTCCTACTACCAGCACAAAGCCCCCGGCTCCTTCTTCCTCGTCGGCGCCGGCAACCCGGCCAAAGGCTGCATCCACCCCCACCATCACCCCAAATTCGATATCGACGAAGACGCCCTCGGTTACGGCGCCGAAACGATGGTTCGGGCGGTCCTCAAGCTGCTCGCCCGGTAA
- the hemL gene encoding glutamate-1-semialdehyde 2,1-aminomutase, with the protein MAFTLDKSAAAFSAAKQHIPGGVNSPVRSFRGVGGTPPFIAAAQGSRLHDIDGNQYIDYVGSWGPMILGHAHPAVTEALREAVGRGTSYGAPTLLETELAELVKAAVPSIDLVRFVNSGTEATMSVLRLARAFTGRSKIVKFAGCYHGHHDSLLVKAGSGATTLGIPDSPGVPEGIAATTLTAAYNDIAGLADIFHRHGEDIAAVIIEPVPGNMGLVLPRDGYLQAVRDLTAKYESLLIFDEVMSGFRVAYGGAQAAFGITPDLTCLGKVIGGGLPVGAYGGRRDIMEYIAPAGPVYQAGTLSGNPLAMTAGITTLKAIGVPGYYDRLSEKTAVLCAGVKAQAEKFGFELQHHQIGSMFGLFFTAEPVYDYDSAKRSDVGAFNTYFHAMLAQGVYLAPSQFEAAFMSSAHSDDDIAVTIAASAAAFAKVADYLKNK; encoded by the coding sequence ATGGCCTTCACCCTGGATAAATCCGCCGCCGCCTTCTCAGCAGCCAAACAGCACATCCCCGGCGGCGTCAACAGCCCCGTCCGCTCCTTCCGCGGCGTCGGCGGCACCCCGCCCTTCATCGCCGCCGCACAGGGCAGTCGCCTCCACGACATCGACGGCAACCAATACATCGACTATGTCGGCTCCTGGGGGCCGATGATCCTCGGCCACGCCCACCCGGCGGTCACCGAGGCCCTCCGCGAGGCCGTAGGCCGCGGCACCAGCTATGGCGCGCCCACCCTCCTCGAAACCGAACTCGCCGAACTCGTCAAGGCGGCCGTCCCCTCCATCGACCTCGTCAGGTTCGTCAACTCCGGCACCGAGGCCACCATGAGCGTCCTCCGCCTTGCCCGCGCCTTCACCGGACGCAGCAAAATCGTTAAATTCGCCGGCTGCTACCACGGCCACCACGACAGCCTGCTAGTCAAGGCCGGCTCGGGCGCCACCACCCTCGGCATCCCCGACAGCCCCGGCGTGCCCGAAGGCATCGCCGCCACCACCCTCACCGCCGCCTACAACGACATCGCCGGCCTCGCCGACATCTTCCACCGCCACGGCGAGGACATCGCCGCCGTCATCATCGAGCCCGTGCCCGGCAACATGGGCCTCGTCCTGCCCCGCGACGGCTACCTGCAGGCGGTGCGCGACCTTACCGCCAAATACGAAAGCCTGCTCATCTTCGACGAAGTCATGTCCGGCTTCCGCGTCGCCTACGGCGGCGCCCAGGCGGCCTTCGGCATCACCCCCGACCTCACCTGCCTCGGCAAAGTCATCGGCGGCGGCCTGCCAGTCGGCGCCTACGGCGGCCGGCGCGACATCATGGAGTACATCGCCCCGGCCGGCCCCGTCTACCAGGCCGGCACCCTCAGCGGCAACCCGCTCGCCATGACGGCCGGCATCACCACCCTTAAGGCCATCGGCGTCCCCGGCTACTACGACCGGCTGAGCGAAAAGACGGCCGTCCTGTGCGCCGGCGTCAAGGCTCAGGCCGAGAAATTCGGCTTCGAGCTGCAGCATCACCAGATCGGGTCGATGTTCGGCCTATTCTTCACCGCCGAACCGGTATACGACTACGACAGCGCCAAACGCTCCGACGTCGGCGCCTTCAACACCTATTTCCACGCCATGCTCGCCCAGGGCGTCTACCTCGCCCCCTCCCAGTTCGAGGCCGCCTTCATGTCCTCGGCCCACAGCGACGACGACATCGCCGTCACCATCGCCGCCAGCGCCGCCGCGTTCGCGAAAGTGGCCGACTACCTGAAAAACAAATAA
- the hemB gene encoding porphobilinogen synthase, which translates to MTKPYIRPRRLRASEPIRALVRETVLTPADFVYPLFVVPGERVRSEIPSMPGIHHLSADMAVEEAKMARGLGIPAVLVFGLPEYKDEQGSSAWDANAPVQRAIARIKDAVPGLAVISDVCMCEYTSHGHCGLIKGDDVDNDATLGLLAKTALSHAVAGADMVAPSDMMDGRVAAIRFALDDNGYDNVSIMSYAAKYASAYYGPFRDAAQSAPQFGDRRSYQMDPANAREALKEVELDIEEGADIVMVKPALAYLDLVRQVKDSFLLPVATYNVSGEYAMVKAAAAQGWIEEKRIVLETLTSFKRAGADIIITYHAPDAVRWLNG; encoded by the coding sequence ATGACAAAACCCTACATCCGCCCGCGCCGCCTGCGGGCCAGCGAACCCATCCGCGCCCTGGTGCGGGAAACAGTTCTCACCCCCGCCGACTTCGTCTATCCCCTGTTCGTCGTCCCCGGTGAAAGGGTCCGGAGCGAGATACCCTCCATGCCCGGCATCCATCACCTCTCGGCCGACATGGCGGTCGAAGAGGCGAAAATGGCCCGCGGCCTCGGCATCCCAGCCGTGCTCGTCTTCGGCCTGCCGGAATACAAAGACGAGCAGGGTTCGAGCGCCTGGGACGCCAATGCCCCGGTGCAGCGGGCCATCGCCCGCATCAAGGACGCCGTCCCCGGCCTGGCAGTCATCAGCGACGTCTGCATGTGCGAATACACCAGCCACGGCCACTGCGGCCTCATCAAAGGCGACGACGTCGACAACGACGCCACCCTCGGGCTGCTCGCCAAAACCGCCCTCAGCCACGCTGTCGCCGGCGCCGACATGGTCGCCCCCTCCGACATGATGGACGGGCGGGTGGCCGCCATCCGCTTCGCCCTTGACGACAACGGCTACGACAACGTCAGCATCATGTCCTACGCCGCCAAATACGCCTCCGCCTACTACGGCCCCTTCCGCGACGCCGCCCAGTCCGCGCCCCAGTTCGGCGACCGCCGCAGCTACCAGATGGACCCCGCCAACGCCCGCGAAGCCCTCAAAGAGGTCGAACTCGACATCGAGGAAGGCGCCGACATCGTCATGGTCAAGCCGGCCCTGGCTTACCTGGACCTCGTCCGCCAGGTCAAAGACAGCTTCCTCCTGCCGGTCGCCACCTACAACGTCAGCGGCGAATACGCGATGGTCAAGGCAGCTGCAGCCCAAGGCTGGATCGAGGAAAAGCGCATCGTCCTCGAAACACTCACAAGCTTCAAGCGGGCCGGCGCCGACATCATCATCACCTACCACGCCCCGGACGCCGTCCGGTGGCTCAACGGCTAA
- the cobA gene encoding uroporphyrinogen-III C-methyltransferase, which produces MNKGMVYLVGAGPGDYKLISVKGQECIAKADCLVYDRLADDRLLAHARPDAELIYVGKASSDHTLSQEGINALLVAKAAEGKTVVRLKGGDPFVFGRGGEEALELVAAGIPFEIVPGVTSAIAVPAYAGIPVTHRGIATSFAVITGHEDPAKTESSLRWDKLAHGADTLVFLMGIENLPHITAKLIEHGRSPATPAAVIRWGTKPEQEVLVTTVGKAAADVAATGLKPPAIFLVGEVATLRDKLAWFDKRPLFGKKVLVTRAREQASVLTAALEELGAECIEAPAIKIVPPESYDALDAAVGSLAAYDWLIFTSANGVDHFFARLHAAGRDARALGGRKIAAIGVATADRLRRQGILADVVPAEFRAEGIVAALEDLVKPGMKVLIPRAEVARDLLPEKLRAMGAAVDVVTAYRTVNGGGDGADLAARLTAGAIDLITFTSSSTVTNLLDLLGAGGLALIAKAKVACIGPITASTCIEKGIKPDIVADEFTVAGLVEAIGNLYKEG; this is translated from the coding sequence ATGAATAAAGGCATGGTATACCTCGTGGGCGCCGGCCCCGGGGATTATAAACTCATCAGTGTCAAAGGCCAGGAATGCATCGCCAAGGCCGACTGCCTCGTCTACGACCGCCTGGCCGACGACCGGCTGCTCGCCCATGCCCGCCCCGACGCGGAACTAATCTATGTCGGCAAGGCATCCAGCGACCATACCCTCAGCCAGGAAGGCATCAACGCCCTGCTCGTCGCCAAGGCCGCCGAGGGCAAAACCGTCGTCCGCCTCAAGGGCGGCGACCCGTTCGTCTTCGGCCGGGGCGGGGAAGAGGCCCTCGAACTCGTCGCCGCCGGCATCCCATTCGAAATCGTGCCCGGCGTCACCTCGGCGATCGCCGTTCCCGCCTACGCCGGCATCCCCGTCACCCATCGCGGCATTGCCACCTCCTTCGCCGTCATCACCGGCCACGAAGACCCCGCCAAGACCGAGTCCTCCCTCCGCTGGGACAAACTCGCCCACGGCGCCGACACCCTCGTCTTCCTCATGGGAATCGAGAACCTCCCCCATATCACCGCCAAACTCATCGAGCACGGCCGTTCCCCGGCCACCCCCGCGGCCGTCATCCGCTGGGGCACCAAGCCCGAGCAGGAAGTGCTCGTCACCACCGTCGGCAAGGCGGCCGCCGATGTTGCCGCCACCGGCCTCAAACCCCCGGCCATCTTCCTCGTCGGCGAAGTCGCGACCTTGCGCGACAAGCTTGCCTGGTTCGATAAAAGACCGCTGTTCGGCAAAAAGGTGCTCGTCACCCGGGCCCGCGAGCAGGCCAGCGTCCTCACCGCCGCCCTCGAAGAACTGGGCGCGGAATGCATCGAAGCGCCGGCGATAAAAATTGTCCCCCCCGAAAGCTACGACGCCCTCGACGCCGCCGTCGGCAGCCTCGCCGCCTACGACTGGCTCATCTTCACCAGCGCCAACGGCGTCGACCACTTCTTCGCCCGGCTGCACGCCGCCGGCCGCGACGCCCGCGCCCTCGGCGGCCGCAAAATTGCCGCCATCGGCGTCGCCACCGCCGACAGACTCCGCCGCCAGGGCATCCTCGCCGACGTCGTCCCGGCCGAATTCCGCGCCGAAGGCATCGTCGCCGCTCTCGAAGACCTCGTCAAACCGGGGATGAAAGTCCTCATCCCGCGGGCTGAAGTCGCCCGCGACCTCCTCCCCGAAAAGCTGCGCGCAATGGGCGCAGCCGTCGACGTCGTCACCGCCTACCGCACCGTCAACGGCGGCGGCGACGGGGCTGACCTCGCCGCAAGGCTGACAGCCGGCGCCATCGACCTGATCACCTTCACCAGTTCCTCCACCGTCACCAACCTGCTCGACCTGCTGGGGGCGGGCGGCCTGGCCCTGATCGCCAAAGCCAAAGTGGCCTGCATCGGCCCGATCACAGCTTCCACCTGTATTGAAAAAGGGATAAAGCCTGACATCGTCGCCGACGAATTCACCGTCGCCGGCCTCGTCGAAGCCATCGGCAACCTATACAAGGAGGGTTAA
- the hemC gene encoding hydroxymethylbilane synthase — protein MTSKLVVGTRGSKLALWQANHIAGRISERHPGCEVTLKHILTTGDKILDVPLAKIGGKGLFTKELEKELLTGGIDLAVHSLKDMPTELPPGLVLGAVTERVDPGDALVSPQYQTIDNLPRGARVGTSSLRRKAQLLAYRPDLVITDLRGNLDTRLAKLASQQLDAIVLAVAGLRRLGWDDRITQILPREICLPAVGQGALAIEVREGDTRVLEMLAFLHHRETAAAAAAERAFLNEVEGGCQVPIGVFGRIERAGLVLDAVILSGDGKTRLADAISGPPADAEALGRSLARRMYAAGGRDILAGLVGYGKEEKNE, from the coding sequence GTGACCTCGAAACTTGTCGTAGGCACCCGCGGCAGTAAACTCGCTCTCTGGCAGGCGAACCACATCGCCGGCCGCATAAGCGAGCGCCACCCCGGCTGCGAAGTAACCCTCAAGCATATCCTCACCACCGGTGACAAAATCCTCGACGTACCGCTGGCCAAAATCGGCGGCAAGGGCCTGTTCACCAAGGAACTGGAAAAAGAGCTCCTCACCGGCGGCATCGACCTCGCCGTCCACAGTCTCAAGGACATGCCCACCGAACTGCCACCCGGACTCGTCCTTGGCGCCGTCACCGAGCGGGTCGACCCCGGCGACGCCCTCGTCAGCCCCCAATACCAGACCATCGACAACCTGCCGCGCGGCGCGCGGGTCGGCACCTCCAGCCTCAGGCGCAAAGCCCAGCTCCTGGCCTACCGGCCCGACCTCGTCATCACCGACCTGCGCGGCAACCTCGATACCCGATTGGCTAAACTCGCCAGCCAGCAGCTCGACGCCATCGTTCTGGCCGTTGCCGGCCTCAGACGCCTGGGCTGGGACGACCGCATCACTCAGATACTGCCGCGGGAAATATGCCTGCCGGCGGTGGGGCAGGGGGCGCTGGCCATCGAGGTCCGCGAAGGCGACACCCGGGTTCTCGAAATGCTCGCCTTCCTCCATCACCGGGAAACGGCCGCCGCCGCCGCCGCCGAACGGGCCTTTCTGAACGAGGTGGAGGGCGGCTGCCAGGTGCCCATCGGCGTATTCGGCCGCATCGAACGTGCCGGGCTGGTGCTCGACGCCGTTATCCTGTCCGGCGACGGCAAAACCAGACTGGCGGACGCCATCAGCGGCCCGCCGGCGGATGCCGAAGCCCTCGGCCGCTCTTTGGCCCGCCGCATGTACGCGGCCGGCGGCCGCGACATACTCGCCGGCCTGGTGGGCTACGGCAAGGAGGAAAAGAATGAATAA
- the hemA gene encoding glutamyl-tRNA reductase, whose protein sequence is MQLVVLGLNHKTAPVEIRECFSLSEDQIRHGLRHLNEYEEIFECAILSTCNRTEMYAVLDDADDALPVLEEYLASMTGGRFDVADYLFYYQEEECVRHLLRVAASLDSLVVGEGQILSQVKKAYSIARDSGTTGTVLNTLFHRAIAAGKKVRTRTRIAYNAVSVSYAAVELAKKVFGDLSHSNILLLGAGEMSELTARHLVDNGVRTVFVSNRNFDRAVALAEKFRGVAVPFEDFMKSAVDADIVITSTGAPHYIIRAWDVAHLMPKRGGRPIIFIDIAVPRDVEPEVAAIAGASLYNIDALEAVVESNMRERVQEAQAAEIIIEEAVAEVLAKFRYLAFRPTLAGLKDKAENIRQRVLKRALAKLPDAAPEERRVIENMSKMLLRKILRDPILNITEAAGTGREHYYLEALRTLFKLEEAGEEGRRDLETCRRHPRQ, encoded by the coding sequence ATGCAGTTAGTCGTTTTGGGACTCAATCATAAAACCGCCCCGGTAGAAATCCGTGAATGCTTTTCCCTGTCCGAGGACCAGATCCGCCACGGACTGAGGCATCTCAACGAATACGAAGAAATTTTCGAATGCGCCATCCTGTCCACCTGCAATCGCACCGAAATGTACGCCGTCCTCGACGACGCCGACGACGCCCTGCCGGTGCTGGAGGAATATCTGGCCAGCATGACGGGCGGCCGCTTCGACGTCGCCGACTACCTCTTCTACTACCAGGAAGAGGAATGCGTCCGCCACCTTCTCAGGGTCGCGGCCAGCCTCGACTCCCTTGTCGTCGGCGAAGGCCAGATCCTCAGCCAGGTGAAAAAGGCCTACTCCATCGCCCGCGACAGCGGCACCACCGGTACCGTCCTCAACACCCTTTTCCACCGGGCCATCGCCGCCGGCAAAAAGGTGCGGACCAGGACGCGCATCGCCTACAACGCCGTATCCGTCAGCTATGCCGCCGTAGAGCTGGCCAAGAAAGTTTTCGGCGACCTGTCCCACTCCAACATCCTCCTGCTCGGCGCCGGCGAAATGAGCGAACTCACCGCCCGCCACCTCGTCGACAACGGCGTCAGGACGGTGTTCGTATCAAACCGCAACTTTGACCGGGCCGTGGCCCTCGCGGAAAAATTCCGCGGCGTGGCCGTCCCCTTTGAGGACTTCATGAAATCGGCCGTCGACGCCGACATCGTAATCACCTCCACCGGCGCGCCCCACTACATAATCCGCGCCTGGGACGTCGCCCACCTCATGCCCAAGCGCGGCGGCCGGCCGATCATCTTCATCGACATCGCCGTCCCCCGCGACGTCGAGCCCGAGGTCGCGGCCATCGCCGGCGCCAGCCTCTATAACATCGACGCCCTCGAGGCGGTCGTCGAATCCAACATGCGCGAAAGAGTCCAGGAAGCCCAGGCCGCCGAGATCATCATCGAAGAAGCGGTTGCCGAGGTGCTGGCCAAATTCCGCTACCTCGCCTTCCGGCCCACCCTTGCGGGGCTCAAGGACAAAGCCGAGAACATCCGTCAGCGGGTGCTCAAGCGGGCCCTCGCCAAACTGCCCGACGCCGCCCCCGAAGAGCGCCGGGTCATCGAAAACATGTCCAAGATGCTGCTGCGCAAAATCCTCCGCGATCCCATCCTAAACATCACCGAGGCGGCGGGCACCGGCCGGGAGCACTACTACCTGGAAGCGCTGCGCACCCTTTTTAAACTCGAAGAAGCAGGAGAGGAAGGACGCCGTGACCTCGAAACTTGTCGTAGGCACCCGCGGCAGTAA
- a CDS encoding bifunctional precorrin-2 dehydrogenase/sirohydrochlorin ferrochelatase: MAYYPVNLRLARRECLVVGGGAVAERKVGALLAAAARVTVLSPLLTPHLAALAAGGEIVHKPAAYRPGAIGIFFIVICATDDPAVNRQAAAEARAGGALVNVADAPELCDFTVPAAIARGDLLITVSTGGRSPAFARRLRQELAERYGPEYGPYLTLLSKLRDEVKERLATAAARGEFWREALDGEILALLRAGKEREAEEKIIDAVSRFGTQS; this comes from the coding sequence ATGGCTTACTATCCAGTAAACTTAAGGCTTGCCAGGCGCGAATGCCTGGTCGTCGGCGGCGGGGCGGTCGCCGAACGCAAGGTCGGGGCCCTGCTGGCTGCCGCGGCCCGCGTAACCGTGCTCAGCCCGCTGCTTACGCCGCATCTGGCGGCTCTCGCCGCCGGCGGCGAAATCGTCCATAAGCCGGCCGCCTACCGGCCGGGAGCGATAGGAATTTTTTTTATCGTCATCTGCGCAACCGATGACCCTGCCGTAAACCGCCAGGCCGCCGCCGAGGCGCGGGCCGGCGGGGCGCTCGTCAACGTGGCCGACGCCCCCGAACTGTGCGATTTCACCGTGCCCGCCGCCATAGCCCGCGGCGACCTTCTGATCACCGTGTCCACCGGCGGCCGCAGCCCGGCCTTCGCCCGCCGGCTCCGCCAGGAGCTGGCGGAGCGCTACGGTCCCGAATACGGACCATATCTTACGTTGCTTTCCAAGCTGCGCGACGAAGTCAAGGAACGTCTCGCCACCGCCGCGGCGCGGGGGGAATTCTGGCGCGAAGCTCTGGACGGGGAAATTCTCGCCCTGCTGCGCGCCGGCAAAGAGCGAGAGGCGGAGGAGAAGATAATCGATGCAGTTAGTCGTTTTGGGACTCAATCATAA